One genomic window of Halorubrum hochsteinianum includes the following:
- a CDS encoding SLC13 family permease codes for MALLGLTTPALLVFGLIGVALALFVSEVIPNDVTAIGVIVALASIEPLLGIDIGITPRNAISGFSNPATITIVGMYMLSAGIQQTGLVQRLGVYLADLTQGSEFRALAATVGTTGPIAGFINNTPVVAVFIPMISDLAEQSNISPSKLLLPLSYAAILGGTLTLIGTSTNLLASDSARLLIDGRSGIGMFEFAPLGVVILVVGLAYLLTIGRRLVPARIPVGADLVEEFDLEDHLARVEISDDSPLVGTAVAELDSDETGVTILQLRRDGEVYPAPYTDIPIEAGDALIVNGTIQAINQFREANGLRNRTPEEITETTFEDPPTDFALVKAVVGENSKYVGETIAEARIEEFQRTTVLAIRREGTLIRTELDEVTLQVGDLLLARMPVESIEYFNETGDLYVADERAYDRLVEADVEEAAPLSPRTPIAVAIMAGVIAAASLDVVPIVIAAFAGVFGMVVTGCLSSADAYDAVSWNVIFLLAGVIPLGQAMESTGGAAVIAEALVSAEAVLPLIGVLLLTSLLTGLMANVITPVATVVLMIPVAVDAAQQLGADQFSFLLIVMFASATSFMTPIGYQTNLMVYGPGGYRFSDFLKVGAPLQVLLAVVTTVGVAAIWGL; via the coding sequence ATGGCTCTCCTCGGACTGACGACGCCAGCGCTGCTCGTCTTCGGACTCATCGGCGTCGCGCTGGCACTGTTCGTCTCTGAGGTCATCCCCAACGACGTGACTGCGATCGGAGTCATCGTGGCCCTCGCCTCGATCGAGCCGTTGTTGGGAATTGATATCGGGATCACCCCGCGGAACGCGATCTCCGGATTCTCCAACCCCGCGACGATCACTATCGTCGGAATGTACATGTTGAGTGCTGGCATCCAACAGACCGGTCTGGTTCAGCGGTTGGGTGTCTACCTCGCAGACCTGACACAAGGCAGCGAGTTCCGCGCTCTCGCGGCGACGGTCGGGACTACCGGACCGATCGCTGGGTTCATCAACAACACCCCGGTGGTCGCCGTGTTCATCCCGATGATCTCGGATCTCGCCGAACAGAGCAACATCTCGCCGTCGAAACTCCTGTTGCCGCTGTCGTATGCCGCCATCCTCGGCGGGACGCTGACGCTGATCGGCACGTCGACGAACCTGCTCGCGAGCGACTCCGCCCGCCTGCTCATCGACGGCCGGAGCGGCATCGGGATGTTCGAATTCGCTCCCCTCGGAGTGGTAATCCTCGTCGTGGGCCTCGCGTACTTGCTGACGATCGGGCGGCGACTCGTCCCCGCGCGGATTCCCGTCGGTGCCGATCTCGTCGAGGAGTTCGACCTCGAGGACCACCTCGCGCGGGTCGAAATCAGCGACGACTCGCCGTTGGTCGGAACGGCCGTTGCCGAATTAGATTCGGATGAAACCGGGGTGACGATCCTCCAACTGCGCCGCGACGGCGAGGTCTACCCCGCACCGTACACCGACATCCCAATCGAAGCGGGAGACGCGCTGATCGTCAACGGGACGATACAGGCGATCAACCAGTTCCGGGAGGCGAACGGCCTCCGGAACCGTACCCCCGAGGAGATCACAGAAACGACCTTCGAAGACCCGCCGACTGACTTCGCGCTCGTGAAGGCCGTCGTCGGAGAGAACTCGAAATACGTCGGTGAGACGATCGCCGAGGCCAGAATCGAGGAGTTCCAGCGGACGACCGTCTTGGCGATCCGCCGTGAGGGCACTCTCATCCGGACGGAGTTAGACGAGGTGACGCTACAGGTCGGCGACCTGCTGTTGGCCCGGATGCCCGTGGAGTCGATCGAGTACTTCAACGAGACGGGCGACCTCTACGTCGCGGACGAGCGCGCCTACGACCGACTGGTCGAGGCCGACGTCGAGGAGGCCGCACCGCTGTCGCCGCGGACGCCGATCGCCGTCGCGATCATGGCCGGCGTCATCGCCGCGGCGTCGCTCGACGTCGTTCCCATCGTGATCGCGGCCTTCGCGGGGGTGTTCGGGATGGTCGTCACGGGGTGTCTCAGTTCCGCCGACGCCTATGACGCGGTGTCTTGGAACGTCATCTTCCTGCTCGCGGGCGTGATCCCGTTGGGACAGGCGATGGAATCGACCGGCGGGGCCGCGGTCATCGCTGAAGCGCTCGTTTCGGCCGAGGCGGTGCTCCCGCTGATCGGTGTGCTGCTGCTCACGTCGCTGCTGACGGGGCTTATGGCGAACGTCATCACGCCGGTGGCGACGGTCGTCCTGATGATCCCGGTGGCTGTCGACGCCGCCCAGCAGCTCGGGGCCGACCAGTTCTCGTTCTTGCTGATCGTGATGTTCGCCTCGGCCACGTCGTTCATGACGCCCATCGGCTACCAGACGAACCTGATGGTGTACGGTCCCGGCGGCTACCGGTTCAGCGACTTTCTGAAGGTCGGGGCACCGCTACAGGTACTGCTTGCGGTCGTCACCACGGTCGGTGTGGCGGCCATCTGGGGGCTGTAG
- a CDS encoding cation:proton antiporter: MALLDVGIMFAAVAVAGMVANRLGQSVIPFYILTGMALGEFVLGRVSLPALGTVYVPETEFISLGAELGIVFLLFFLGLEFNLDRLIARWHPIGTAGTIDLANFGAGLVLGWLVFGAFLPAFLIAGIVYISSSAVITKSLIDLGWIANDEAEPMLGTLVYEDLFIAVYLAVASALVSGGGDVAAAATDVGTAIGFIFALLALVRFGTPAFDRLVATDNKEFVALRSIATVVLVAGVSLALGVSEAVAAFFVGMAFSSTDYAHEIETLLEPVRDTFAAVFFFWIGLVTDPSLFGDVAALVALAVVVTTPTKLVTGYLAGRAFDLDARRSTRVALGMTTRGEFSLIIATVAVTGANAGTFDPALVGTINAFAVGYVLVMAVLGTTLMGYSAPFESLVTSWLDPTDSSDAGAAR; encoded by the coding sequence GTGGCGCTGCTCGACGTGGGGATCATGTTCGCCGCGGTCGCGGTCGCCGGCATGGTCGCGAACCGACTGGGTCAGTCGGTGATCCCCTTCTACATCCTCACCGGGATGGCGCTCGGCGAGTTCGTCCTCGGGCGCGTCTCGCTGCCCGCGCTCGGGACCGTCTACGTCCCCGAGACGGAGTTCATCTCGCTGGGCGCGGAGCTGGGGATCGTCTTCCTCCTCTTTTTCCTCGGGCTGGAGTTCAACCTCGACCGCCTGATCGCCCGGTGGCATCCGATCGGGACGGCGGGGACGATCGACCTCGCGAACTTCGGCGCGGGGCTCGTGCTCGGCTGGCTCGTCTTCGGCGCGTTCCTCCCGGCGTTTCTGATCGCGGGGATCGTCTACATCTCCTCGTCGGCGGTGATCACGAAATCGCTCATCGACCTCGGCTGGATCGCCAACGACGAGGCCGAGCCGATGCTGGGCACGCTCGTCTACGAGGACCTGTTCATCGCGGTCTACCTCGCGGTCGCGTCCGCCCTGGTGTCGGGCGGCGGCGACGTCGCCGCGGCCGCGACTGACGTCGGGACCGCGATCGGGTTCATTTTCGCGCTGCTCGCGCTGGTCCGGTTCGGAACCCCGGCGTTCGATCGGCTGGTCGCGACGGACAACAAGGAGTTCGTCGCGCTGCGGTCGATCGCGACGGTTGTGTTGGTCGCCGGCGTCTCGCTCGCGCTCGGCGTCAGCGAGGCGGTCGCGGCCTTCTTCGTCGGGATGGCGTTCTCGTCGACCGACTACGCCCACGAGATCGAGACGCTGTTGGAGCCGGTCCGCGACACCTTCGCGGCGGTGTTCTTCTTCTGGATCGGACTCGTCACCGACCCGTCGCTGTTCGGGGACGTCGCGGCGCTCGTCGCGCTCGCGGTGGTCGTGACGACGCCGACGAAGCTGGTAACCGGGTACCTCGCCGGGCGCGCGTTCGACCTCGACGCCCGCCGGTCGACCCGGGTCGCGCTCGGGATGACCACCCGCGGGGAGTTCTCGCTGATCATCGCCACGGTCGCGGTCACCGGCGCGAACGCGGGGACGTTCGACCCGGCGCTGGTGGGGACGATCAACGCCTTCGCGGTCGGCTACGTCCTCGTGATGGCGGTGCTTGGGACGACGCTGATGGGGTACTCCGCGCCGTTCGAGTCGCTCGTGACCTCGTGGCTGGACCCGACCGACAGCAGCGACGCCGGAGCGGCGAGGTAG
- a CDS encoding cation:proton antiporter regulatory subunit, with product MTISESDLPGVGKKFTIDLGDEEMVVVIHNTGKREVFRRRDPDADSEKVFAFDDDLARKIGSIIEGAYFQPVEPDTQETTLPGGILLEWYELPPGSPLVGETLESADIGNRTGLAVVAIQRDEGVIDSPGAETTLREGDTLIGVGTPENCAAFEELLTG from the coding sequence ATGACGATCAGCGAATCCGACCTCCCGGGCGTCGGGAAAAAGTTCACCATCGACCTCGGCGACGAGGAGATGGTCGTGGTGATCCACAACACGGGCAAACGAGAGGTGTTCCGCCGCCGCGACCCGGACGCGGACTCCGAAAAGGTGTTCGCGTTCGACGACGACCTCGCGCGGAAGATCGGGTCGATCATCGAGGGGGCGTACTTCCAGCCGGTCGAGCCGGACACGCAGGAGACCACGCTGCCGGGCGGCATCCTCTTGGAGTGGTACGAGCTCCCGCCGGGCTCCCCGCTCGTCGGCGAGACGCTGGAGAGCGCCGACATCGGGAACCGCACCGGGCTCGCGGTGGTCGCCATCCAGCGCGACGAGGGCGTGATCGACAGCCCCGGGGCCGAGACCACCCTCCGCGAGGGCGACACCCTGATCGGCGTCGGCACGCCCGAGAACTGCGCCGCGTTCGAGGAACTCCTCACCGGATGA